In one window of Candidatus Avedoeria danica DNA:
- a CDS encoding proprotein convertase P-domain-containing protein, which yields MDNRPVACEVKQQSFACDNCPVAIPAFGVAPDALVTVSGAAQCEVADVNITLDILHTWNSDITIDVSSPTVADVVLAGRICGADDNMQAVVDSDAAAPMGSACPPTGFEHYTPGGTGATPDGLDAFDRKNPDGTWILSVNDQVGGDAGSVRGWSVDITYR from the coding sequence GTGGACAACCGGCCGGTGGCGTGCGAGGTGAAGCAGCAGAGCTTCGCGTGCGACAACTGCCCGGTGGCGATCCCGGCGTTCGGCGTGGCGCCGGACGCGCTGGTGACGGTGTCGGGAGCGGCGCAGTGCGAGGTGGCGGACGTGAACATCACGCTGGACATCCTGCACACGTGGAACAGCGACATCACGATCGACGTGTCGAGCCCGACGGTGGCGGACGTGGTGCTGGCGGGCCGGATCTGCGGCGCGGACGACAACATGCAGGCGGTGGTGGACTCGGACGCGGCGGCGCCGATGGGATCGGCGTGCCCGCCGACGGGGTTCGAGCACTACACGCCGGGCGGTACGGGCGCGACGCCGGACGGGCTTGACGCGTTCGACCGCAAGAACCCGGACGGGACGTGGATCCTGAGCGTGAACGACCAGGTCGGCGGCGACGCCGGGTCGGTGCGCGGCTGGTCCGTGGACATCACGTACCGGTAG
- a CDS encoding right-handed parallel beta-helix repeat-containing protein: MSHPPLSLVRAARIVALALPLAALLMMYMAVTAHADVICVPNDAVDGSCTAGQSEATIQAAINAAVTGVDTVRVGPGTYNENLTLGKNIPLLGAQNGVAACGRVASESVITAASGDLLTLVVGSAGARINGFHFSGAARGITSGSGPIDNVEIRNNRFTGYTGAGVFLNDPGIDITVDNNELDGGSKTSGGASFHLDTDGFDGFHFTNNCVRNAPLGPGFFTDGNRNVGLSAGRGPLFDGNLFETHTTNVGVNIGSRAVEDAVFSNNTFRLNGFDGLQGGPIRTTFTANTFDRNGRNGLVMTSFGNQTAGRGSADVTILQNCFVSNGLTPPPPPAPTPPAGAGLRFSAQPQNQSSNIFNNNDFIGNLPGAINTDTDPIDGTNNYWGAADGPSGVGPGSGDIVSGPPTPGTGVITFAPFSTIPQSFAGSLCNPFTPTPTATATPTATPTNTPTNPPATQRPTPTQVLVGGVTVGTFAPAVVAAVTSGASGSLAPTVLGGLGLLVAAAFVVGVRRRRDR; the protein is encoded by the coding sequence ATGTCGCACCCACCGCTCTCACTCGTACGCGCCGCGCGCATCGTGGCGCTGGCCCTGCCGCTCGCCGCGCTGCTGATGATGTACATGGCCGTGACCGCCCATGCCGACGTGATCTGCGTCCCGAACGACGCCGTCGACGGCAGCTGCACCGCCGGTCAGTCCGAGGCCACGATCCAGGCGGCCATCAACGCCGCCGTGACGGGGGTCGACACCGTGCGGGTCGGACCGGGCACGTACAACGAGAACCTGACCCTCGGCAAGAACATCCCGCTGCTCGGCGCCCAGAACGGCGTGGCGGCCTGCGGGCGCGTGGCCAGCGAGTCGGTCATCACGGCAGCCAGCGGCGACCTGCTGACCCTCGTCGTCGGTTCCGCCGGCGCGCGGATCAACGGCTTCCACTTCTCCGGCGCCGCGCGCGGGATCACGTCCGGCAGCGGCCCGATCGACAACGTCGAGATTCGCAACAACCGATTCACCGGCTACACCGGCGCCGGCGTCTTCCTGAACGACCCGGGCATCGACATCACCGTCGACAACAACGAGCTCGACGGCGGCAGCAAGACCTCGGGCGGCGCCTCCTTCCACCTGGACACGGACGGCTTCGACGGCTTCCACTTCACGAACAACTGCGTGCGCAACGCCCCGCTCGGCCCGGGCTTCTTCACGGACGGCAACCGCAACGTCGGCCTGAGCGCTGGCCGCGGCCCGCTGTTTGACGGCAACCTGTTCGAGACCCACACGACGAACGTCGGGGTGAACATCGGCAGCCGCGCGGTCGAAGACGCCGTCTTCAGCAACAACACGTTCCGCTTGAACGGTTTCGACGGCCTGCAGGGCGGTCCGATCCGCACGACGTTCACCGCCAACACGTTCGACCGCAACGGACGCAACGGCTTGGTCATGACGTCCTTCGGCAACCAGACCGCCGGCCGCGGCTCCGCCGACGTCACGATCCTTCAGAACTGCTTCGTCAGCAACGGCCTCACGCCCCCGCCGCCGCCCGCGCCGACGCCGCCGGCCGGCGCCGGTCTCCGCTTCTCGGCCCAGCCCCAGAATCAGTCCAGCAACATCTTCAACAACAACGACTTCATCGGCAACCTGCCCGGCGCCATCAACACCGACACGGACCCGATCGACGGCACGAACAACTACTGGGGCGCGGCCGATGGACCCTCCGGCGTCGGCCCCGGCTCGGGCGACATCGTCAGCGGCCCGCCGACGCCCGGCACCGGCGTCATCACCTTCGCCCCGTTCAGCACGATCCCGCAGTCGTTCGCCGGCTCGCTGTGCAACCCGTTCACACCGACGCCCACGGCCACCGCCACCCCCACCGCCACGCCGACGAACACGCCCACGAACCCCCCGGCCACGCAGCGCCCGACGCCGACGCAAGTGCTCGTCGGCGGGGTAACGGTCGGGACGTTCGCGCCGGCGGTTGTGGCGGCTGTCACCAGCGGTGCGAGCGGTTCGCTTGCGCCGACCGTCCTCGGCGGGCTCGGGCTGCTGGTTGCGGCCGCGTTCGTGGTGGGCGTGCG
- a CDS encoding DUF11 domain-containing protein yields the protein MSRRLLLFALVALVLIVCARQEPTSAATRTTFNNRATFQGTLSTIITDDYGVASGYPAVFTIFNNVNMSAVFNQTDYFTTGFANHNIIQPNNYCAGCNGSYRLIFTSTSVTQGGVGVFGVGLDILGNSSSLPYVAFVTYGDNTTEDFPLPINASFFGITSPQMITSIHMGLAGGNSTQSGSFFIDNLTIGNASGAQPTTPPTNTAVPGVTPTATATMSTTPSDMRILKTDSPDPVVAGSNIAYTLQLTNIGGSTATSVTLGDTLPANTRFVSLANPGFGFSCSTPAVNGTGAVSCTGGTVGAGQTATFTLTVRTCPETTCNSIISNTATTSAANDSNSGNNSAVSTTTVQAQSNTGITLTDVPDPVIAGQNVTYTSSVSNAGPSNALNTIATYTLDSRLAFVSATVSPAGPICTPSGSTVTCNLGTMGAANQCATAFNTAYTITIVATVSSNTACSPAICPGSPGVPLSSSASVTNGNCLADPVPGNNTAVQATNVRAGADVEITDPTVTHLIASSLAAMSAAPVDGAADAGTEAAPAWNAVDGALAPQQDNAECVGVGDFLIVTQSFSNTGPRAFTPQRDNGGPEWESILPGSVVGLDCRVLDGGGTCTSTSTQMTWDGTIAVGASVTVQYSLRIKGAIPTGTVIPIVGTVHYDGFNIGVNTFSRSSAAVEIALDCPSVIDPNTQLSNQVHLPILNFLGQDDVCESWIEVQNLGCINAKAALVTWGEPGFCPPQAAGPLKVECTGLLKPGSSWNLYGAQVPTGSKSGILFKLSARQLSEDGIDVIPEDDITGDYVCEVLFFNVVGDADDYRRFKKAYDEGLIFDGIDMSRAAPQDGALAVDVHRTCPGDVTPGVDVTSKYNGIAGTHLGVYDAVYGGYGFYVPLVYASKAGYNSMIYIQNGGLMCSSIEIWFQQQEDCLRAVICDIATLAPGETYQLDANDCVGPDFQGSAWIRSTQRMGIVVDLIGHDLLMTYVGEPAEINYTFDPRKAVYTGGNQVGFAPLVYSEYQGWDSAIQVQNLSPVVAAKVKVYFLDRGGDIITTLVDWVCPRGSQTFFLPLVAALPGNWVGSARVESQEWISPGNPNVLAPNVVAVATLIEYSDAARTAATQGIAYNLLPEHKIFDWQIGERSGGNFEAGVGLIAIPSLLKDLGSSQMTSEIAIANVVPKPGFTDLVIYVYDQNGLIDYICQKLNEKQVEYIDLQTWGWINNGFKGSAVISAWFWEHDVFDGTGFFLRNLVGLGAMAIERRGARLGEDVPGDEAAGERGIPFESTYDEDGNPLFEYCFMGPLPLCPGSWTTGRWRAR from the coding sequence ATGAGCCGTCGATTGCTGCTGTTCGCGCTGGTGGCGCTGGTCCTGATCGTGTGCGCCCGGCAAGAGCCGACGAGCGCCGCGACCCGGACGACGTTCAACAACCGGGCGACGTTCCAGGGAACGCTCTCGACGATCATCACGGACGACTACGGCGTGGCCTCCGGCTATCCGGCCGTGTTCACGATCTTCAACAACGTGAACATGAGCGCCGTCTTCAACCAGACGGACTACTTCACGACGGGCTTCGCCAACCACAACATCATCCAGCCCAACAACTACTGCGCCGGCTGCAACGGCTCGTACCGCCTCATCTTCACCTCGACCTCGGTCACCCAGGGCGGCGTCGGCGTGTTCGGCGTCGGGCTCGACATCCTGGGCAACTCGTCTTCGCTGCCCTACGTCGCGTTCGTCACGTACGGGGACAACACGACCGAGGACTTCCCGCTGCCGATCAACGCCAGCTTCTTCGGGATCACGTCGCCGCAGATGATCACCAGCATCCACATGGGCCTGGCCGGCGGCAACTCGACGCAGAGCGGCTCGTTCTTCATCGACAACCTGACGATCGGCAACGCCTCGGGCGCCCAGCCGACCACGCCGCCGACGAACACGGCCGTCCCCGGCGTCACGCCGACGGCGACGGCGACCATGTCCACCACGCCCTCCGACATGCGGATCCTCAAGACGGATTCCCCCGACCCGGTCGTCGCCGGCAGCAACATCGCCTACACCTTGCAGCTGACGAACATCGGCGGCTCGACGGCCACATCCGTGACGCTGGGCGACACGCTGCCGGCCAACACGCGCTTCGTCTCGCTGGCGAATCCCGGCTTCGGCTTCAGCTGCAGCACGCCGGCCGTGAACGGCACCGGTGCGGTGAGCTGCACCGGCGGCACCGTCGGCGCCGGCCAGACGGCCACCTTCACGCTGACCGTCCGGACGTGCCCCGAGACGACGTGCAACTCCATCATCTCGAACACGGCCACCACATCGGCCGCCAATGACTCCAACTCCGGCAACAACTCGGCCGTCTCGACGACGACCGTCCAGGCCCAGTCGAACACCGGCATCACGCTGACCGACGTGCCGGATCCGGTGATCGCCGGCCAGAATGTGACCTACACGTCCAGCGTCTCCAACGCCGGGCCGTCCAACGCGCTGAACACCATCGCAACGTACACGCTGGACAGCCGCCTCGCGTTCGTCTCGGCGACGGTCTCGCCCGCGGGTCCGATCTGCACCCCGTCCGGCTCGACGGTGACGTGCAACCTCGGGACGATGGGCGCCGCCAACCAGTGCGCCACGGCGTTCAACACGGCCTACACCATCACGATCGTCGCCACCGTGTCCAGCAACACGGCGTGCTCGCCGGCCATCTGCCCGGGCAGCCCCGGCGTGCCGCTTTCCTCCTCCGCCTCGGTCACGAACGGCAACTGCCTCGCCGACCCGGTCCCGGGCAACAACACGGCCGTCCAGGCGACGAACGTCCGCGCGGGCGCGGATGTCGAGATCACGGATCCGACGGTGACGCACCTCATCGCCTCGTCTTTGGCGGCGATGTCGGCCGCGCCGGTCGACGGCGCCGCGGACGCCGGGACGGAAGCCGCACCGGCGTGGAACGCGGTGGACGGCGCGCTGGCGCCGCAGCAGGACAACGCGGAGTGCGTCGGCGTCGGTGACTTCCTCATCGTGACGCAGAGCTTCAGCAACACCGGCCCGCGGGCGTTCACGCCGCAGCGGGACAACGGCGGACCGGAGTGGGAGTCGATCCTGCCGGGCAGCGTCGTCGGCCTGGACTGCCGCGTGCTCGACGGCGGCGGGACGTGCACGTCCACGAGCACGCAGATGACGTGGGACGGCACGATCGCGGTCGGCGCGAGCGTGACGGTCCAGTACTCGTTGCGCATCAAGGGCGCGATCCCGACCGGGACCGTCATCCCGATCGTCGGCACGGTGCACTACGACGGCTTCAACATCGGCGTGAACACGTTCAGCCGCTCGAGCGCGGCCGTGGAGATCGCGCTGGACTGCCCGTCCGTCATCGACCCGAACACGCAGCTGAGCAACCAGGTCCACCTGCCGATCCTGAACTTCCTCGGCCAGGACGACGTGTGCGAGAGCTGGATTGAGGTCCAGAACCTGGGCTGCATCAACGCCAAGGCGGCGCTGGTGACGTGGGGCGAGCCGGGCTTCTGCCCGCCGCAGGCGGCGGGGCCGTTGAAGGTGGAGTGCACAGGCCTCCTGAAGCCCGGCAGCAGCTGGAACCTGTACGGCGCCCAGGTGCCGACGGGCTCGAAGTCCGGCATCCTGTTCAAGCTCTCGGCGCGGCAGCTGTCCGAGGACGGGATCGACGTGATCCCGGAGGACGACATCACGGGCGACTACGTCTGCGAGGTCCTGTTCTTCAACGTCGTCGGCGACGCGGACGATTACCGCCGCTTCAAGAAGGCGTACGACGAGGGGCTGATCTTCGACGGGATCGACATGTCGCGCGCGGCACCGCAGGACGGGGCGCTGGCGGTGGACGTGCACCGGACGTGCCCGGGCGACGTGACGCCGGGTGTGGACGTGACGAGCAAGTACAACGGGATCGCGGGCACGCACCTTGGCGTGTACGACGCCGTGTACGGCGGGTACGGGTTCTACGTGCCGCTGGTGTACGCCAGCAAGGCCGGCTACAACTCGATGATCTACATCCAGAACGGCGGGCTGATGTGCTCGTCGATCGAGATCTGGTTCCAGCAGCAGGAGGACTGCCTGCGGGCGGTGATCTGCGACATCGCGACGCTGGCGCCGGGCGAGACGTACCAGCTGGACGCGAACGACTGCGTGGGCCCGGACTTCCAGGGCTCGGCGTGGATCCGGTCGACGCAACGGATGGGGATCGTGGTGGACCTGATCGGGCACGACCTGCTGATGACGTACGTGGGCGAGCCGGCGGAGATCAACTACACGTTCGACCCGCGCAAGGCCGTCTACACGGGCGGCAACCAGGTCGGGTTCGCGCCGCTGGTGTACAGCGAGTACCAGGGCTGGGACAGCGCGATCCAGGTGCAGAACCTGAGCCCGGTGGTGGCGGCCAAGGTGAAGGTGTACTTCCTCGACCGCGGCGGGGACATCATCACGACGCTCGTGGACTGGGTCTGCCCGCGCGGGAGCCAGACGTTCTTCCTGCCGCTGGTGGCGGCGCTGCCGGGGAACTGGGTGGGATCGGCGCGGGTGGAGAGCCAGGAGTGGATCTCGCCGGGGAACCCGAACGTGCTGGCGCCGAACGTGGTGGCAGTGGCGACGCTGATCGAGTACTCGGACGCGGCGCGGACGGCGGCGACGCAGGGCATCGCGTACAACCTGCTGCCGGAGCACAAGATCTTCGACTGGCAGATCGGCGAGCGGTCGGGCGGGAACTTCGAGGCGGGCGTGGGCCTGATCGCGATCCCGAGCCTGCTGAAGGACCTTGGCAGCTCGCAGATGACCAGCGAGATCGCGATCGCGAACGTGGTGCCGAAGCCGGGCTTCACGGACTTGGTGATCTACGTGTACGACCAGAACGGGTTGATCGACTACATCTGCCAGAAGCTGAACGAGAAGCAGGTGGAGTACATCGACCTGCAGACGTGGGGCTGGATCAACAACGGGTTCAAGGGCAGCGCGGTGATCAGCGCGTGGTTCTGGGAGCACGACGTGTTCGACGGGACGGGCTTCTTCCTGCGGAACCTGGTGGGCCTGGGTGCGATGGCGATCGAGCGGCGCGGGGCGCGGCTCGGCGAGGACGTGCCGGGCGACGAGGCGGCGGGGGAGCGCGGGATTCCGTTCGAGAGCACGTACGACGAAGACGGGAACCCGCTGTTCGAGTACTGCTTCATGGGCCCGCTGCCGCTGTGCCCGGGTTCGTGGACAACCGGCCGGTGGCGTGCGAGGTGA